The Colias croceus chromosome 23, ilColCroc2.1 genome window below encodes:
- the LOC123702369 gene encoding ferritin subunit, with protein MKTLSLALFLAVCSAAFATQCNVNPVNIPKQWITMSRGCRDSVRRQIQMEVSASIQYLAMGAHFSKDSINRPGFANLFFEASKEEREHAMKLIEYLLLRGELTNNVSSLINVRAPERKSWASGQEALEEALKMETEVTKAIRTVIVNCEDDRQAAAGQDNNDYHLVDYLTGEFLEEQYKGQRDLAGKASTLKKMMDRHSALGEFIFDKKLLGIDV; from the exons GTAACGTGAACCCGGTGAACATTCCCAAGCAATGGATCACGATGTCCCGTGGCTGCCGCGACAGCGTGCGTCGGCAAATACAGATGGAGGTATCCGCTTCTATACAGTACTTGGCGATGGGCGCTCATTTCTCTAAGGATTCG atAAACCGTCCTGGTTTCGCCAACCTATTCTTCGAGGCTAGCAAGGAGGAACGCGAGCATGCCATGAAACTTATTGAGTATCTGTTGCTGAGGGGAGAACTCACCAATAATGTGTCATCACTTATCAATGTTCGG GCCCCCGAGCGCAAGTCCTGGGCAAGTGGTCAGGAAGCCCTCGAAGAAGCCCTAAAGATGGAGACCGAAGTCACTAAAGCCATCAGAACTGTTATCGTGAACTGTGAGGACGATAGGCAAGCTGCTGCTGGTCAAGATAACAATGATTATCAT CTCGTCGACTATCTAACTGGAGAATTCTTAGAAGAACAATACAAGGGACAACGTGATCTCGCCGGCAAGGCATCCACACTGAAGAAGATGATGGACCGCCATTCCGCCCTTGGAGAGTTCATCTTCGACAAGAAACTCCTTGGCATCGACGTTTAA
- the LOC123702248 gene encoding luciferin 4-monooxygenase-like yields MLSTREWYYGFGLYHTLASLSWGYTIVFTLKNDTKDYLEAIEKYKVDNIQIVPTTITDLIKYPELHKYDVSSLQVMFCTSMPISSELLACAKDKFKSLKKMTQVYGLTEVGCIIREDGDTEKNKLGSVGVANAGTVFKVVDLETQQPVGPYKHGEIRFKSLSLMSGYIGDEERDYLDEEGFYKSGDVGYYDDNKHFYIVDRIKEMIKHKGCSLSPSEIENVLLKHTSIRDVGVTSLPFSEAPVAFIVRQINCDINEKQVAEYLNSKMPSVTMSGGIRFVEKLPRGAGTKLDRKALRNMI; encoded by the exons ATGCTATCCACACGGGAATGGTACTACGGTTTTGGCCTGTACCACACCCTGGCTTCTCTCTCTTGGGGATATACAATCGTGTTCACTTTGAAAAACGACACGAAAGATTATTTGGAAgccattgaaaaatataag GTAGATAACATTCAAATAGTGCCAACAACTATTACGGATCTTATCAAATACCCAGAATTACATAAATACGATGTTTCTTCACTACAAGTTATGTTCTGTACGAGCATGCCTATCAGTTCTGAGTTATTAGCTTGTGCTAAAGATAA attcaagagtttgaaaaaaatgacACAAGTATATGGTCTGACAGAAGTGGGTTGTATCATCAGAGAGGATGGCGACACTGAGAAAAATAAGCTCGGCAGTGTTGGTGTTGCCAACGCGGGGACAGTTTTTAAG GTGGTTGATCTCGAGACACAGCAACCCGTAGGTCCGTACAAACATGGAGAAATACGCTTCAAGTCCTTATCTTTAATGTCTG GCTACATCGGTGATGAAGAGCGCGATTATTTGGATGAAGAAGGGTTCTACAAATCCGGTGATGTGGGGTACTATGATGATAATAAACATTTCTACATAGTGGACAGGATTAAAGAGATGATCAAGCATAAAGGGTGTTCG CTATCGCCCTCTGAAATAGAGAATGTGTTACTAAAACATACGTCAATCAGAGACGTTGGAGTCACATCCCTACCCTTTAGCGAAGCCCCTGTAGCATTCATAGTTCGTCAAATCAACTGCGACATTAATGAAAAACAAGTTGCTGAGTATTTGAATTCTAAA atgcCATCTGTAACAATGTCAGGAGGTATTCGATTTGTGGAAAAATTACCGAGAGGAGCCGGAACAAAACTGGACAGAAAAGCATTAAgaaatatgatttaa